The following is a genomic window from Lysinibacillus sp. JNUCC-52.
GCCAAAGCGTCATAATTACGGTAATTTGTAAGTTTTAACTGCTCTATATGCATAATTTATTGTCCAGTAGGCCCAACTATTCGGAATCGGCCACACCCAGGGATATTTACAACATCTCCGTTACGTAATTTGCGACCACGGCGATCGTCTACCTCGCCATTTACGTA
Proteins encoded in this region:
- the yaaA gene encoding S4 domain-containing protein YaaA, with protein sequence MKDIEIDVEFVTLGQLLKMTDAISSGGMAKWFLHENDVYVNGEVDDRRGRKLRNGDVVNIPGCGRFRIVGPTGQ